One Gossypium arboreum isolate Shixiya-1 chromosome 13, ASM2569848v2, whole genome shotgun sequence genomic window, cgGGCTACGCAAATGGGGTCCCAAAATCGCATTTTTCGATACCACTAAAAATTGGGTCGTTACATTAATAATATCACAGTGTTGTCATCAATATTGAGCTAGTGTTGCTTTGACTTGTGACACTAACTCTCTTAACAATATTATCAATATATACAATTGATGGGAAAATAATATGCATAgtacaattaaaatataaaattatattacaatAAAGCTTTGATTTAGATGTAAAGTTAATGTTTTGTTGATGtaagggttaatatgtagtttaccCATTAAACTTGTCCAAAAGTACATAGTTGGTACTTGAACTTAGTTGATACCTAAACTTGTATTCTGTCATCTAAGTTGATACCTCTACAATAATACCGTTAGTTTATGCTAACGTGACATTGATAGCCAATCTATTGGTGACGCATGACAACTTTTCAATATGACACGTGGtagatataaatttaaaattttaaaaactttaaaaatatataaattaataaaaaatataattttattcatATCAAGGATGAACCTAGATAAAAATTTAtacttttttattaattaatttaattttaaagtttttttatttttttaatttatgctcATCATATGCCATATTGAGAAGCTGCCACGTGTCATACCATATTGACTATCAGTGCATGTCAGCACAAACTAACAGTGTTAGTAAGGAGGTACCAACTTGGGTGACAGAATACAAGTTTAAGTACCAACTatgtaaaaaaaattcaagtaccAACTAGATACTTCTGAACAAGTTCAGAGAGGCAAACTAAATGTTAACCTTTTTATGTAAATAACGTGAGTTCAAATCTAACGACAtgtaaatttttatttgttttttaaaattaaaaagactaaaatactttcgaataatataacttattttaattacgaaCAGATATCTTTATAGTTTCACTAATTAAATGGGTACCTAGTTTACTCATGACCTCAATTACAggattaaataatagtataaatgattttatcaaattttaACCGATTTTTCAATTCTATTTTTTGACATAATGACTTATTTAGCCCCCTGTCTTTACAAAGAAAAAAGAAGTTATTTTAGTCCactatttattttttttacctCTTTTAGCTCttaaatttgtattatttgtCAAATCACTCAAAAATGAATGAAAAGTTACGTTTATTAACTTTGTCGACGTGGTATAAATGTAAATTGCCACGtgttaacaattaattaattttctaaaatttaaaaatatttttatactttttaacaattttaatacttcataaattttaatacttgaatttttaaaatttttaaaattatttaattactgATATAAAACGTGTATGACAtatcaacaaagttaacaaacattaatttttctatttattttggaGTGATTTGACAAACAACGTAAGTTTAAAGGCTAAAGAGGTGAAAAATAAATGAAGAGCTAAAATCAATACATCAATTAATATGCtgcaaattatttaaatatttcagtataaaaagtatataaaaacttcaaaactaaaaatatataataaaaaaatgaaaatttatttttatttttctaattgaATTAGATATATATTCTAAAAATCAACTTGTTTCAAATATACATCATTTAAAAGAAATTAGAAAATTCTGGAGTATGTTACATATATAGTCAAAATGGATTCTAAACTTAATATATAaacattttataaattaattaaaataaaataaaatcttacgAAACCAATGCCTCAAAGTTGGGGCAATCCCAGATTTCAATGACTTCCAAATGGGTAAGAGCAACCCAGACAGAGATCCCTCACTTAGCAATTTCCTCTAATTTCAGACTTGTACAGCAACTCAGCCAGGAATCTAAGAGACGAGAGGTTTTGCATCCCTTTAACCAAAATATTTCAATGCCTTAGCAACCAAAGAAGTGCGAGAACTGAAGCGAATTCCAATTACCAGGTTGAATTTCCTCTACGAATATGAGGTTGATCAGACAGGCACTTGAAGCTTTGAAACATCAAATAATCTCTAAATGTCAGTAAGCTTTGAAGCTTATGGATAGACTTTGGAAATCTACTCAAATTCCGCCACCTAATCATACAACATTCATACTCTCACTTGCATTCTTACCATATGTTCCTATAATGCACAAACTAAACTGAACCAAGGATCAATTGAACCATAACACTTCACCTTTTAGATTTGTTAGACAATTGTGTTGTGTAATATAATGAATTCCCATTATCAAGGTATTGACATACTCATGATGACAAGAAATGTAAAAGGAGAAAGAACAGGGAAATGAAAGTGGGTGATCTaacatgtaataataatataaacaagAAGATACAGCTTTAACAAATGAAGAAACTAAATGAGGAAATTGGTGTCTAGAAACAGAGCAAGGGGGAGAGAGAGTTTATCCCCAATCCACAAAAGGAAGAGGTGGATATCCAGCCTCAGGTGGGGGCTTTAAGGATGGAGGCAGATTACCCCACGATATTGCCATACCATTTCCATTTCCAACTACACCACCTATAACAATATAAATAAAACCCATCCTTACTTGCATTGCACTGCATAAACAAATATGAATTGATAAAACAGAGGGAGAAAAAAAAAGACCTGCTGGTGCAGTTGAAAGTGGAGGATTTGGGGTCCGAGAATCATTGTTGGGATGGAAGTATTTACAGTTATCTCCGTACTGGCAAAATCCCTAAAACAGGAAAACCAAGTGCACTTGAATATTATATGATTGAagtaaaaaagaaacaaaaatggcACTCCAAGAGGAGAAGATAGGGATATTTACTGTATTAAGGAAGCGATTGCAGACGCCTTTTGAAAAGGGTGGTACCGAAGTTTGATAAAGATCTGCAATCacaaaaatttgaataaaaaagcAGGAAGTAGGGGAGTTGGGAGAAAAGCAGTGAGTGAGAGTACCTTGGGCGTTTTGGGAGTGGAACCATTGAGCTTTGGCACGGAGGTGCTGGAGGCCCTGCAAGTGGCGTTTTCGAGCAGCAGGTGTGTCTTGAAATTGCTTATCGCAATAGTCGCAGTAATACTTCCCTAGCGGcattcctctctctctctctctctctctctctctctgataCTTTTTCTATTACTAATACTTGTCCATAACCGGAAGCCAAATCAGAGTAAAAGGGGAAAGGTTTCGGTTGTTTTCAGTGACAGCAAAGGGATGGAAAACTTTGTATTGGGGCTTTTATAGGGTAGAATATTTTTGGGAGTactttgatttttatattttaaaaggaTATAGAATCCATGGTTATACAGTTCTAAGAGAAGAAGAGGGCGTAAAGGGTAGGCTTGCGGCGTGAGATAGAAGATGGAGATTTTTTTTCCGTGCAAGATCAAAATAATTTCTTAGGGATTTTCTCTGTAAAAGCGTAGGCTTGCTGGGGGGAAGAAATTTTCTTGTCTGTTTCGGGATATTTCCAATATAATTCCTTCTTAGTTTGAACTTCTTATAAATTCGTCCTTAGCTTGTTCTAATTCATTCCTCAAGTCTTGATCCAAATTGTTTCAATTTTCTAGTAAAACCCTTCAAAACCCATCTATGTGACTATGTCACCTATCCAGGTTCTctctttctctttattttttttttttttgggggaggtAAGAAAGAGAAGTGGGACTGTTGAGAAAACATCATTGGCATCGGATTCAGCCTCTTCAATGTTTGGAGAGTAAAACACTAAAAATCCAATTATCCTCATTCATAACTATTATAGTTTCGCTTATTATCTTTGTCAGCTTTGATTGCATCTTAAAAACTACGTGTCTTTGTTGCAAGGTGATTTTGAAAgaagaaatttaagaaaatagAAGGTGAGAAAGAGAGAAACGAGAGAGAAGAAAATTGAATCTggttttcaaatttcataactacCTCTGCTCTCTCTAATTGGCTATTAAGAGAAGCAGAATAAAGAATTGTAACAGTTGGCAGAATAACCATTACAAAACTACAATGTTTCATTAAACGGCGTTTTTCCCAAAACGAAACATTTAAGTAATCGTTGATTCCCCATCAAATACAAAACCCACCATACTACAAAAACAATACTAAAACATAGCATATTACAATAAAAAAAACTAATAGTAATTAACAGAAATATGAAATGACAGTTACAATTGCATTCCATAACAAATACCCCTCCCCTCGAATTAGATCCTTGTCCTCAAGGATCAAAAGCAGGAAACCTATGTTGGATCTCCTTCAAGTTCTCCCAAGTAGCATCTTTCGGAAATGTGTTAGCCCACTCAATCAAGACTTTAGTAGTTGCTTGATTCCCCATCTTTGAGAACTGCACCATTAGATCCCACTAATGGCAACACTAGAGAGCTCACTGCAGATCTGATAAGCTTCTTCAACTAAGAAACATGAAAAATGGGATGGATACGAGCAGTTGGTTAAAGTTGCAACCGATAAGCAATTTGCCCCACCCTAGCTTCCACTGGAAAGTGACCAAATATCGAAGTGACAGCTTCTGGTTTCGAAATTTCCTCAAAGGATGTTGTCGATATGGTTGAAGTTTCAGGTAAACTAAATCACCTACTGTAAACTCCCCGCTTGATCTCCTTCTGTTGGCTAGTTACCTCATCCTCTCATGAGCTCGCTTCAAATGGAAGTGGAGTACATTTCTCATAGTCTCTCAGTGCTACAAGGTTCGATCCACTGTGGCAACCTGAGAGGCTCCAACCATATAAGGAAGATAAATAGGAGGGTCTTAACCATATAAGGCTTTATATAGAGTAGTTTTGATGATTGAGTGGTGAGTTGTATTATATTATCATTCTGCCAATGGTAACCAAGTAACCCAATCAGATGGTCACTAGTCATGCATCGTAGGTAACCTTCCAAGCACTTGTTGAGGATGTCTGACTACCTATTTGTTTGAAGATGATAGGCATTGGATAATTGGAGTTTGGTACCTAAATCTCTAAAGAGCTCCTGCCAAAAATTGCTAAGGAACACTCAATCTCTGTCAGAAACAATTGATTTTGGTAAGCCATGGAATTtgtaaatttgattaaaatattcATGTGCCACTGTAATAGCAATAAAAGGATGGACTAATGCAATAAA contains:
- the LOC108463043 gene encoding zinc finger CCCH domain-containing protein 3 isoform X3; its protein translation is MPLGKYYCDYCDKQFQDTPAARKRHLQGLQHLRAKAQWFHSQNAQDLYQTSVPPFSKGVCNRFLNTGFCQYGDNCKYFHPNNDSRTPNPPLSTAPAASSACLINLIFVEEIQPGNWNSLQFSHFFGC
- the LOC108463043 gene encoding zinc finger CCCH domain-containing protein 3 isoform X1, which encodes MPLGKYYCDYCDKQFQDTPAARKRHLQGLQHLRAKAQWFHSQNAQDLYQTSVPPFSKGVCNRFLNTGFCQYGDNCKYFHPNNDSRTPNPPLSTAPAGLFFSPSVLSIHICLCSAMQVRMGFIYIVIGGVVGNGNGMAISWGNLPPSLKPPPEAGYPPLPFVDWG
- the LOC108463043 gene encoding zinc finger CCCH domain-containing protein 3 isoform X2, which encodes MPLGKYYCDYCDKQFQDTPAARKRHLQGLQHLRAKAQWFHSQNAQDLYQTSVPPFSKGVCNRFLNTGFCQYGDNCKYFHPNNDSRTPNPPLSTAPAGGVVGNGNGMAISWGNLPPSLKPPPEAGYPPLPFVDWG